In one window of Prionailurus bengalensis isolate Pbe53 chromosome B3, Fcat_Pben_1.1_paternal_pri, whole genome shotgun sequence DNA:
- the TMEM30B gene encoding cell cycle control protein 50B, which translates to MTWSATAPGAHQPDNTAFTQQRLPAWQPLLSASIALPLFFCAGLAFIGLGLGLFYSSNGIKELEYDYTGNPGTGNCSACALADQGRAPPLRCSCAWYFSLPELFPGPVYLYYELTNFYQNNRRYGVSRDDSQLSGLPSALRHPANECAPYQRSATGLPIAPCGAIANSLFNDTFSLWHQRRPGEPYVEVPLDRTGIAWWTDCHVKFRNPPLVNGSLALAFHGTAPPPNWHRPVYELSPDPNNTGFINQDFVVWMRTAALPTFRKLYARIRQGNYSAGLPRGAYLVNITYNYPVRAFGGHKLLVFSNISWMGGKNPFLGIAYLVVGSLCILMGFVMLVVYIRYQDQNDEEEDEE; encoded by the coding sequence ATGACCTGGAGCGCCACGGCCCCGGGCGCCCACCAGCCCGACAACACTGCGTTCACGCAGCAGCGCCTCCCCGCCTGGCAGCCGCTGCTGTCGGCCAGCATCGCGCTGCCGCTCTTCTTCTGCGCGGGCCTGGCCTTCAtcggcctgggcctgggcctcttCTACTCCTCCAATGGCATCAAGGAGCTCGAGTACGACTACACGGGCAACCCGGGCACCGGCAACTGCTCGGCGTGCGCCCTGGCCGACCAGGGCCGCGCACCGCCGCTTCGCTGCTCGTGCGCCTGGTACTTCTCGCTGCCCGAGCTCTTCCCGGGCCCCGTGTACCTCTACTACGAGCTGACCAATTTCTACCAAAATAACCGGCGCTACGGAGTGTCCCGCGACGACTCGCAGCTGAGCGGGCTGCCCAGCGCGCTGCGCCACCCGGCCAACGAGTGCGCCCCCTACCAGCGCAGCGCCACCGGCCTGCCCATCGCGCCCTGCGGCGCCATCGCCAACAGCCTCTTCAACGACACCTTCTCGCTGTGGCACCAGCGCCGGCCCGGCGAGCCCTACGTCGAGGTGCCGCTCGATCGCACCGGCATCGCCTGGTGGACCGACTGCCACGTCAAGTTCCGCAACCCGCCGCTGGTGAACGGCAGTCTGGCGCTGGCTTTCCACGGCACCGCGCCCCCGCCCAACTGGCACAGGCCGGTCTACGAGCTGAGCCCCGACCCGAACAACACCGGCTTCATCAACCAGGACTTCGTGGTGTGGATGCGCACGGCGGCGCTGCCCACGTTCCGCAAGCTGTACGCGCGCATCCGCCAGGGCAACTACTCGGCCGGGCTGCCGCGCGGCGCCTACCTCGTCAACATCACCTATAACTACCCGGTGCGAGCCTTCGGCGGCCACAAGCTCCTCGTCTTCAGCAACATCTCGTGGATGGGCGGCAAGAATCCCTTCCTGGGCATCGCCTACCTGGTCGTGGGCTCCCTGTGCATCCTCATGGGCTTTGTCATGCTGGTGGTCTACATTCGCTACCAGGACCAGAACGACGAGGAGGAGGACGAAGAATGA